The stretch of DNA CTTTGATTTTCTGCTTATATATTATGTTGAAGTCAGTTGATCAAAGATCTGGGAGTTAGTTACAAAAAacagttgtaactaactcctGGTTCTTGGTCTAGTAGAGGCAAAGCCACCTAGGATTgagtctttttgtttttctgctGTAAATGTGTTGATATATGCTGATGTGGATATTGTATTTAAGGGACTGGTTATATGTGGAATTTACTCAACAATTTCCACCCTAATTCCTCTTATAACCAGTTCTGATGTAATGTTTATTTTATCTCTGAGAGTCCTAGCTTGATAGGTCCTACTTTTAGTCTCCTAGGTCGATTCTTAATAAGTTCATACAATGTGTGAACTTATTAAGAGTCACAATTTTAGTACCCATGTCTGTTGGGTTGTCCTCAGTAGGCACCTTCTCAATTTTTACTTCACCTTGAGTCACTTTATCTCGTATAAAGTGATACTTGATTTCTATATGTTTTGTTCTGTCATGGAACATAGGGCTTTTGCATTGAAATATACAGCTTTGGCTGTCTGAGTACACTGTAGGAACACCTTTAAGTAGTTTAAGCTCATTCAATAGTCCTTTTAGGCATATAGCTTCCTTTATAGCTTCTGTTGTGGCAACATATTCAGCCTCTGTTGTTGAGAGTGCCACAACAGGTTGTAGCTGGACTTTCCAGCCAACACAATTTCCCCCAAGCAAGAAAAAATAGGCAGATGTAGATCTCCTATTATCTATGTCCCCAGCATAGTCTAAATCACTGTATCCTTCTATTATAGTGCTAGCATTTTGTCGCTTGTAGACTAATCCCACTTTAGTTGTCCCAAGTAGGTATCTAAACACCCATTTCATGGCCAACCAGTGAACTTTTCCTGGATTTTCcatatatttattgagtacACTCATAGCATAGCCTAAATCAGGTTTTGTACTTACCATAAGATatatgactgaccctacaactTTTGAATATGGTACATCCTTCATAGCTTCAAcctctttttctcttttagGGCTTTGCTCTTTAGATATAGTGTACTGACTAGTAATTGGTTGCTTAACAACCTTAGCAACGCTCATAGAAAACTTGTCTAGAATTTTCTCATTGTAATCTTCTTATCTAAGAATCAATTTTCCTTTTATCTCTATCCCTTAAAATAGAAATCCCAAGGATCTTTGTAGCATTACCAAGATTTGTATTTCAAATTCTGTCTTGAGCAGACTTTTAACCATATCAACCCTAGATCTTTCATGGCTTATAataagcatgtcatctacatatagAAGTAGATAGATGACATCTTTTATAGAGCTTCCCTTGTAATACAAACAGGTGTCACGATAGCTTCTGTTAAACTCATGCTTTATCATAAAAGCATCAAACTTTCTATTCCATTGTTTGGGGGCTTGTTTGAGTCCATACAAGGACTTAACCAGTTTGCAGACCATTTCGTTCTTTCCTTTAACTTCAAACCCCTTAGGCTGCTCCATATAGATCTCTTCTTCTAGCTCTCCATGTAAGAAAGTTGtagtaacatccatttgatcaatTTCCATATCATACTGATTTGCTATAGATAGCATAATCCTTATAGTTTTGTACTTGGCTAATGGTGAGAATATCTCAGTGTAGTCAACCCCCTCTTTCTGTGTGAATCCTTTAGCTACTAACCTAGCCTTAAACCTTACAGGTTCTCCCTTGAATCTGCCCTTCTTATGCTTGTAAACCCATTTGCATGTTATTACTCTTTTCCCTTTAGGCCTCAGAACGATTACCCAGGTTCTATTCTTCTTTAGTGAAACCATCTCCTCATCCATAGCCTTAAACCACTTCTTAGCATTAGGCCCTGTCATTGCTTCTTTATATGTTTGAGGCTCTGAACTTAGTGATTCCATAGCTGTCATGAAAGCATAGGCTATATCTTCATTCCAAATGTTGAAAATGTACTTAGGATTAGGTTTAGGTGTCCTTTTCTCTCTATCTCTGGTCAATTGGTAATCATCTAGAGTTTCAGCAGGCTGTCAACCTCATTTTCATCTCCCTGTTGCTCTTTAGCTTGTAGTTCTTCTCTATTAGAGTTCTCTGTTTGTTCCACCTGATCCTCATCTGCTTCAGGTTCTCTTCCAGCTGGTTCCACTTGATTGATATTAGGTTCTTCTTGATCCTCCAATCTCCATAGAATAGGGTCAAATTGTATTGTACCTGCAGGGTTAGTGTCTAATGTACCTGCAGGGTTAGTTTTAAGTAAACAAGGAAATtcattttctttaaatataaCATCCCT from Cannabis sativa cultivar Pink pepper isolate KNU-18-1 chromosome 2, ASM2916894v1, whole genome shotgun sequence encodes:
- the LOC133034504 gene encoding secreted RxLR effector protein 161-like, giving the protein MSVAKVVKQPITSQYTISKEQSPKREKEVEAMKDVPYSKVVGSVIYLMVSTKPDLGYAMSVLNKYMENPGKVHWLAMKWVFRYLLGTTKVGLVYKRQNASTIIEGYSDLDYAGDIDNRRSTSAYFFLLGGNCVGWKVQLQPVVALSTTEAEYVATTEAIKEAICLKGLLNELKLLKGVPTVYSDSQSCIFQCKSPMFHDRTKHIEIKYHFIRDKVTQGEVKIEKVPTEDNPTDMGTKIVTLNKFTHCMNLLRIDLGD